The following coding sequences are from one Neovison vison isolate M4711 chromosome X, ASM_NN_V1, whole genome shotgun sequence window:
- the PAGE4 gene encoding P antigen family member 4 isoform X1: MSARVRSKSRGKGDGKKSKLDEPGVAKQPGKKTPQKKEPPTEDPDIEPGQEREEGACGVQEPELEAESQEKEKDLEKTGGERGDGPDMKGKTTPDLAFAKVQEAGDGQS, encoded by the exons ATGAGTGCTCGAGTAAGATCAAAATCTAGAGGAAAGGGAGATGGAAAAAAATCTAAGCTGGATGAACCTGGAGTT GCTAAGCAACCAGGtaaaaaaacacctcaaaaaaAGGAACCACCTACTGAGGATCCAGATATTGAGCCTGgacaagagagagaagaaggagcaTGTGGGGTTCAAG AACCTGAACTGGAAGCTGAAagccaggaaaaggaaaaggatctGGAAAAGACTGGAGGTGAGCGTGGAGATGGCCCTGATATGAAAGGGAAGACTACACCTGATCTAGCATTTGCTAAAGTTCAAGAAGCAG GTGATGGACAGTCAtaa
- the PAGE4 gene encoding P antigen family member 4 isoform X2, protein MQVSDDQAKQPGKKTPQKKEPPTEDPDIEPGQEREEGACGVQEPELEAESQEKEKDLEKTGGERGDGPDMKGKTTPDLAFAKVQEAGDGQS, encoded by the exons GCTAAGCAACCAGGtaaaaaaacacctcaaaaaaAGGAACCACCTACTGAGGATCCAGATATTGAGCCTGgacaagagagagaagaaggagcaTGTGGGGTTCAAG AACCTGAACTGGAAGCTGAAagccaggaaaaggaaaaggatctGGAAAAGACTGGAGGTGAGCGTGGAGATGGCCCTGATATGAAAGGGAAGACTACACCTGATCTAGCATTTGCTAAAGTTCAAGAAGCAG GTGATGGACAGTCAtaa